In Alkalibaculum bacchi, the DNA window CATATATGGAATATACTTTCTAAATATTAATTCTTCCACTAATGGAGAAAGAAAAAGGGGAAGGACTAATCTTATAAAATTAAGTTCTATATTTGCATTAATAATATTGGTACTTTCCACACTGATAGGCATAATGGTCCTGAAATAAGCAAAACCCAAACTAATGATTATTACAAGGAAGGTCCCCTTGATAACAGCAAAAAACTTATTTTTTTCACTATATATTCTATTCAACAGAAGTTACCTTTC includes these proteins:
- a CDS encoding CPBP family intramembrane glutamic endopeptidase, giving the protein MNRIYSEKNKFFAVIKGTFLVIIISLGFAYFRTIMPISVESTNIINANIELNFIRLVLPLFLSPLVEELIFRKYIPYMFEDILGKIKAIFFSNIIFSFMHLDPFFLPYLINGLIYSYFYKAAKDIKVPIFTHINYNIFVFVMTYLN